The segment GCGATGGACGAGGTGCTGGCGGGCAAGCCGCGCCGCCGGCACACGCTGACCGTGAACTACCGCAACCCGGCGGAGATCGCCGAGGTGGCGGCGAAGGTGCTGGAGCTGGCCGCCCCGGGCACCCCGTCGCCGACCGCGGTGCGGGCCACCGGCGCGCACCCGCGGTTCGCGGCGGTCCGCGAGCCGGACCCGGCGGCGTTCGGCGCGGCCGCCCGGGCCGAGCTGGAGCGCCTGCTGGGCGAGGTGGACGGCACGGTGGCGGTGGTGGTCCCGATGGACCGCCGGGCCGAGGCGGCCGGCTGGACCGCCGGCCTGGGCGAGCGGGTGGTGGCGCTGGGCAGCCTGGAGGCCAAGGGCCTGGAGTACGACGCCACGGTGGTGGCCGACCCGACCGGCATCGCGGGCGAGTCGGAGGCGGGCCTGCGGGTGCTGTACGTGGCGCTGACCCGGGCCACCCAGCGCCTGACGGTGCTCTCCGGCCCGGACGACCTGCCGGACGCCGCGGGCGTCCCGGCGCTGCTGAAGTAGCCGGAGCAGCACGAAGGCCCCCCACCCGGAGGTGGGGGGCCTTCGCCACGTTGAACACCGACCCGCCATGCTCGCCTCGCGGCAAGTGGTCCCTCGAAGGGACGAAGGTTGGGCCCGGGGGCTTGGATCGAGCCGGTGCCGTTCCAATGTAACGCATCCGCGCCGACGGGCAAGGAGGTGCTGCTCCGGACCGGGCGCTTTGTGGGGTCCGCACACTCAATGCACGTTATTTCTGGCAAGCCCTTGGTCGGTGCGACCATCGAGGTCTAGCATGCCGAGCGGCATGGAACTTCAACAGTTTGTTGATTCAGGAAGAAGGACGTCGATGGCGACGGTGCCCAGTGTCTCGAACTCGATCACGGTCCGGTTGGAGGTCCCGGCCACCGGCAACGCGGTGAGCTCGATCACCACCGCGGTGGAGTCCTCCGGCGGTTCGGTCACCGGTCTCGACGTCACGGCCTCCGGCCTGGAGGCGCTGCGCATCGACGTCACCGTGGCGGCGTCCTCGGTGGCGCACGGCCAGGAGATCGTCGAGAAGCTCCGCACCATCGACGGCGTGAGCATCGGCAAGGTCTCCGACCGCACCTTCCTGATGCACCTCGGCGGCAAGATCGAGATGTCCTCGAAGCTGCCGATCCGCAACCGCGACGACCTGAGCATGATCTACACCCCCGGCGTGGCCCGGGTCTGCATGGCGATCGCCGAGAACCCGGAGGACGCCCGCCGGCTGACCATCAAGCGCAACAGCGTCGCCGTGGTCACCGACGGCTCCGCGGTGCTGGGCCTGGGCAACATCGGCCCGAAGGCCGCGCTGCCGGTGATGGAGGGCAAGGCGGCGCTGTTCAAGCGGTTCGCGGGCATCGACGCCTGGCCGCTGTGCCTGGACACCCAGGACGCCGACGAGATCGTGGCGATCGTCAAGGCGATCGCGCCGGGCTTCGCGGGCATCAACCTGGAGGACATCTCGGCGCCGCGCTGCTTCGAGATCGAGGCCCGGCTGCGCGAGGCGCTGGACATCCCGGTCTTCCACGACGACCAGCACGGCACCGCGATCGTGGTGCTGGCCGCGCTGACCAACGCGCTCAAGGTGGTCGGCAAGGAGATCGGCGAGATCCGGGTCGTGATGAGCGGCGCCGGCGCCGCGGGCACCGCGATCCTCAAGCTGCTGATGGCCGCGGGCGTCGCGCACGCCACCGTGGCGGACGTCCGGGGCGTGGTCCACCAGGGCCGCGACGACCTGAACGACAGCCTGCGCTGGATCGCCGAGAACACCAACCGCTCCGGCCGCACCGGCACCCTCAAGGAGGCGGTGGCCGACGCCGACGTGTTCATCGGCGTCTCCGCCCCGAACGTGCTGGACGGCGACGACCTGGCCACCATGGCCAAGGACGCGATCGTCTTCGCGCTGGCCAACCCCGACCCGGAGGTCGACCCGGCGGTGGCCCGGCAGACCGCCGCGGTGGTCGCCACCGGCCGCAGCGACTTCCCCAACCAGATCAACAACGTGCTGGTCTTCCCGGGCGTCTTCCGCGGCCTGCTGGACGCGCAGAGCGCCAGCGTGGACACCGAGATGATGCTGGCCGCCGCCCGGGCGCTGGCCACCACCGTCACCGACGACGAGCTGAACCCGAACTACATCATCCCCAGCGTCTTCCACCCGGGCGTGGCCAAGACCGTCGCGGCCGCCGTCCGGGACGCCGCGCTGGCGGCCCGCGGCGACGCCGAGGCGGCCCCGGAGCGGCCCACCGCGGGCATCGTCGGGACGCTCGACACCGGTGCTTTCCCGGCCGTTCAGCTCTGAGCTCCGCCCCGTCCGGCGTCCCCGCGTCCGGCGGGGGCGCCGGAGCCCTTGCGACACAAGGGCAAGGGGCGTGTTTGGGCTTGTCGGTGCCAGGGCGTACGGTAGCCCTGCGACGGGGAGGCGTGTCCGACAAGTACGGTACGTCCCCAGTTGCGCCACGGCGTGTCGTCCCGGCCGCCGCCCGCCCCGGTCCCGCCGGAGCCGACGGAGCGTCACACCTCCGTCGGGTGGGCGCTGTTCGGGTCAACCACGCCGGTTCCCGATTGGCTTTCTCAGTGCCGGTCGGGGCAGGATTCGTACCCAGGCGGGCAGTTTGCGGCGCTTCGCGGTGCGAGCCCGGCCCCTGACCACCCCTCGCCTGAACGAACACCGTCGCGCGGACCGGCCATGCCTCCGCGCACGGCAGAGCAACAGACCACAGGAGTACACATGAACCGCAGTGAGCTGGTGGCCGCGCTGGCCGAGCGCGCCGAGGTGACCCGCAAGGACGCCGACGCCGTGCTGGCCGCCTTCGCCGAGATCACCGGCGAGGTCGTCGCCAAGGGCGACGAGAAGGTCACCATCCCCGGTTTCCTGACCTTCGAGCGCACCCTGCGCGCCGCCCGCACCGCCCGCAACCCGCAGACCGGCGAGCCGATCCAGATCGCCGAGGGCTACAGCGTCAAGGTGAGCGCCGGCTCGAAGCTGAAGGAAGCCGCGAAGGGCAAGTGACCCCCCGCAGCTGAACGCACCGGTGGCCCGGACCCCCTCGGGGGTCCGGGCCACCGGCTTCTCCGCGCGCCGCGCTCAGGCGGTCAGCAGGACCTCGGACACCTCGGAGCCCGAGGGCAGCTCGATGTGCGCGCCCAGGTCGCGCAGCTTGTCCATGAAGTTCTCGTAGCCGCGGTTGATCAGGTCGATGCCGTGCACCGTGGAGGTGCCCTCGGCGGCCAGCGCCGCGATCAGGTACGAGAAGCCGCCGCGCAGGTCGGGGATGACCAGCTCGCCGCCCATCAGCTTGGACGGGCCGGAGACCACCGCGGAGTGC is part of the Kitasatospora cineracea genome and harbors:
- a CDS encoding NAD-dependent malic enzyme; translated protein: MATVPSVSNSITVRLEVPATGNAVSSITTAVESSGGSVTGLDVTASGLEALRIDVTVAASSVAHGQEIVEKLRTIDGVSIGKVSDRTFLMHLGGKIEMSSKLPIRNRDDLSMIYTPGVARVCMAIAENPEDARRLTIKRNSVAVVTDGSAVLGLGNIGPKAALPVMEGKAALFKRFAGIDAWPLCLDTQDADEIVAIVKAIAPGFAGINLEDISAPRCFEIEARLREALDIPVFHDDQHGTAIVVLAALTNALKVVGKEIGEIRVVMSGAGAAGTAILKLLMAAGVAHATVADVRGVVHQGRDDLNDSLRWIAENTNRSGRTGTLKEAVADADVFIGVSAPNVLDGDDLATMAKDAIVFALANPDPEVDPAVARQTAAVVATGRSDFPNQINNVLVFPGVFRGLLDAQSASVDTEMMLAAARALATTVTDDELNPNYIIPSVFHPGVAKTVAAAVRDAALAARGDAEAAPERPTAGIVGTLDTGAFPAVQL
- a CDS encoding HU family DNA-binding protein; protein product: MNRSELVAALAERAEVTRKDADAVLAAFAEITGEVVAKGDEKVTIPGFLTFERTLRAARTARNPQTGEPIQIAEGYSVKVSAGSKLKEAAKGK